The following are encoded together in the Danaus plexippus chromosome 15, MEX_DaPlex, whole genome shotgun sequence genome:
- the LOC116766099 gene encoding tumor necrosis factor receptor superfamily member wengen, whose product MILSIEVMRVLSLWLLALMLPVALGVCERGRTWWHRQKGLCLPCTRCDPRRLAVRYPCEPHRDTICQPLYEVRIWPFSTDNDTDYEYYDYSDVTGDYSDVSDDTWDIQTSTLTLAVSGCVVFFAVVLTLSLYHAKQWRVLKQALKSDVQDLSAKLKLVEAGESPGEPIPSGHIYCNIHVAKEALMGTATKNCLGNVYTQEKHTP is encoded by the exons ATGATTCTGAGCATTGAG GTGATGCGAGTTTTATCCCTGTGGCTGCTCGCGTTAATGTTGCCCGTAGCGCTGGGCGTCTGCGAGCGTGGTCGAACATGGTGGCATCGTCAGAAAGGTCTCTGCCTGCCGTGTACCCGCTGCGACCCTCGTCGCCTCGCCGTCCGATATCCCTGTGAACCGCACAGGGACACTATCTGCCAGCCTCTATATGAAGTCCGCATATGGCCTTTCAGTACAGACAATGACACGGATTACGAGTATTACGATTACAGTGACGTGACTGGTGATTACAGTGATGTGAGTGATGACACGTGGGATATTCAAACTTCGACGTTGACGTTGGCTGTTAGTGGTTGTGTTGTGTTCTTTGCTGTTGTCCTGACGTTATCGCTGTATCACGCGAAGCAGTGGCGCGTGCTCAAACAGGCTCTCAAGTCAG acGTACAAGATCTATCAGCCAAGCTGAAGCTTGTGGAGGCTGGCGAGTCTCCCGGTGAGCCCATACCATCCGGACACATCTACTGCAACATACACGTCGCCAAAGAAGCTTTAATGG
- the LOC116766297 gene encoding transmembrane protein 41 homolog isoform X1, giving the protein MNLSTATRAQDQADHNMIKNKAVGLSTSRALTLVAIIFVMSLTALGLLYSQFPELEVEEKQHIKLPMDLEDAKQLGLVLDRYKEKYFYEVLLGVFMVYIFLQTFAIPGSIFLSILSGFLFPFYLALVLVCCCSAIGASLCFFLSNLLGKRLVRKFFPERAEQWSKAVTKHKNNLLNYIIFLRVTPFLPNWFINMSAPVIGVPLVPFALGTFIGVAPPSFVAIQAGQTLHTLTSTSDAWSWTSVTILSIFALISLVPVLLKQKLKEKFE; this is encoded by the exons ATGAATCTAAGTACTGCGACTCGCGCCCAAGACCAAG CAGATCACaacatgattaaaaataaggcAGTAGGACTATCTACATCAAGAGCCTTGACTCTAGTTGCTATCATATTTGTGATGTCGTTAACAGCTTTGGGACTATTATATTCACAATTCCCTGAATTAGAAGT aGAAGAAAAGCAACATATAAAGCTACCAATGGACCTCGAAGATGCCAAACAATTAGGTCTCGTTTTAGATCGATATAAGGAAAAGTACTTTTACGAAGTATTACTAGGTGTGTTCATGGTGTACATATT TTTACAAACTTTTGCAATACCCGGGTCAATATTCCTGAGTATTCTGTCTGGATTTCTGTTTCCCTTTTATCTTGCACTTGTGCTCGTCTGCTGTTGTTCAGCTATAGGTGCAAGTTTGTGTTTCTTCTTATCAAATCTATTAGGAAAAAGATTAGTTAGGAAATTCTTCCCAGAAAGGGCAGAACAATGGTCAAAGGCTGTGacgaaacacaaaaataacttgcttaattacattatatttttaagagtgACACCATTCTTACCAAATTGGTTCATCAATATGTCTGCTCCAGTTATTGGGGTTCCCCTTGTGCCATTTGCTTTAGGGACATTTATtg gagTGGCGCCACCATCATTTGTGGCTATCCAAGCTGGTCAGACCCTTCACACTCTGACATCTACTAGTGACGCCTGGTCCTGGACTTCGGTCACTATTCTGAGCATATTCGCCCTCATTTCACTAGTTCCTGttttacttaaacaaaaactaaaagaaaagtttgaataa
- the LOC116766297 gene encoding transmembrane protein 41 homolog isoform X2: MNLSTATRAQDQDHNMIKNKAVGLSTSRALTLVAIIFVMSLTALGLLYSQFPELEVEEKQHIKLPMDLEDAKQLGLVLDRYKEKYFYEVLLGVFMVYIFLQTFAIPGSIFLSILSGFLFPFYLALVLVCCCSAIGASLCFFLSNLLGKRLVRKFFPERAEQWSKAVTKHKNNLLNYIIFLRVTPFLPNWFINMSAPVIGVPLVPFALGTFIGVAPPSFVAIQAGQTLHTLTSTSDAWSWTSVTILSIFALISLVPVLLKQKLKEKFE, translated from the exons ATGAATCTAAGTACTGCGACTCGCGCCCAAGACCAAG ATCACaacatgattaaaaataaggcAGTAGGACTATCTACATCAAGAGCCTTGACTCTAGTTGCTATCATATTTGTGATGTCGTTAACAGCTTTGGGACTATTATATTCACAATTCCCTGAATTAGAAGT aGAAGAAAAGCAACATATAAAGCTACCAATGGACCTCGAAGATGCCAAACAATTAGGTCTCGTTTTAGATCGATATAAGGAAAAGTACTTTTACGAAGTATTACTAGGTGTGTTCATGGTGTACATATT TTTACAAACTTTTGCAATACCCGGGTCAATATTCCTGAGTATTCTGTCTGGATTTCTGTTTCCCTTTTATCTTGCACTTGTGCTCGTCTGCTGTTGTTCAGCTATAGGTGCAAGTTTGTGTTTCTTCTTATCAAATCTATTAGGAAAAAGATTAGTTAGGAAATTCTTCCCAGAAAGGGCAGAACAATGGTCAAAGGCTGTGacgaaacacaaaaataacttgcttaattacattatatttttaagagtgACACCATTCTTACCAAATTGGTTCATCAATATGTCTGCTCCAGTTATTGGGGTTCCCCTTGTGCCATTTGCTTTAGGGACATTTATtg gagTGGCGCCACCATCATTTGTGGCTATCCAAGCTGGTCAGACCCTTCACACTCTGACATCTACTAGTGACGCCTGGTCCTGGACTTCGGTCACTATTCTGAGCATATTCGCCCTCATTTCACTAGTTCCTGttttacttaaacaaaaactaaaagaaaagtttgaataa
- the LOC116766296 gene encoding uncharacterized protein LOC116766296 isoform X1 — translation MIHINMSQEDIDEYSNSIKRLKNESTITGISEEEFTKMYFQSLNELNRERLKKSNRKTNTIFVIPILVIFFITIAYNYKFVYSCLICNMQEYIYPGLRLLRKISIPFVALFPSLTEFYQETCLIQNPFFTVVDMDCWPCSSIHTIREISNPLPIHTQQSAPFVYKTKQHSINFDDIKKLYINNRDLFDKESPKILVNNNYYVSPRDVFKSDLQNKDLFIWKFNNFNVARLLRQIIPRPKVVPKFGQSTERFIIMDFKQDKYKIPDTECNNSFLLTLKGSRIVELKPAEECKHECKSFKLELKESYLLWYNWWYWRPVVQQSSSNETFIAHVGSYC, via the exons ATGATAC ACATAAACATGAGCCAAGAAGATATAGACGAATATTCAAACTCTATAAAAAGACTTAAAAATGAGAGCACTATAACAGGAATTAGCGAAGAAGAGTTtactaaaatgtattttcaatcTTTGAATGAATTGAATAGAGAGAGATTAAAGAAATCAAATAGGAAAACCAATACCATATTCGTAATAcctattttagttattttttttataacaatagcatacaattataaattcgTATACAGctgtttaatttgtaatatgcaagaatatatatatccgGGATTGAGATTGTTAAGAAAGATATCCATTCCATTTGTGGCATTATTTCCATCTTTAACAG aattttatcaaGAGACGTGTCTCATACAAAACCCATTCTTTACGGTAGTGGACATGGATTGCTGGCCATGCAGCTCCATTCATACTATTAGAGAAATCTCCAATCCTTTACCGATTCACACACAACAGAGTGCACCATTCGTTTACAAG ACCAAAcaacattcaataaatttcgatgatataaaaaaactgtatataaataatagagaTTTATTTGACAAAGAGAGTCCAAAGATCTTagtgaataataattactatgtTTCACCGAGAGATGTATTCAAGTCTGATTTACAGAACAAGGACTTATTTATTTG gaaatttaataactttaatgtaGCCAGGTTACTGAGGCAGATCATACCGAGACCAAAAGTTGTCCCAAAGTTTGGTCAAAGCACtgaaagatttattataatggatTTTAAGCAGGACAAGTATAAAATACCAGACACAGAATGCAACAATTCTTTCCTTCTAACATTAAAAGGCAGCAGGATTGTGGAATTGAAACCGGCGGAAGAATGTAAACATGAATGCAAATCATTCAAATTGGAACTTAAAGAGAGTTATTTAT tatgGTATAATTGGTGGTACTGGCGACCTGTGGTTCAACAGTCATCGAGCAATGAAACATTTATAGCCCATGTTGGATCGTActgttaa
- the LOC116766296 gene encoding uncharacterized protein LOC116766296 isoform X2 translates to MSQEDIDEYSNSIKRLKNESTITGISEEEFTKMYFQSLNELNRERLKKSNRKTNTIFVIPILVIFFITIAYNYKFVYSCLICNMQEYIYPGLRLLRKISIPFVALFPSLTEFYQETCLIQNPFFTVVDMDCWPCSSIHTIREISNPLPIHTQQSAPFVYKTKQHSINFDDIKKLYINNRDLFDKESPKILVNNNYYVSPRDVFKSDLQNKDLFIWKFNNFNVARLLRQIIPRPKVVPKFGQSTERFIIMDFKQDKYKIPDTECNNSFLLTLKGSRIVELKPAEECKHECKSFKLELKESYLLWYNWWYWRPVVQQSSSNETFIAHVGSYC, encoded by the exons ATGAGCCAAGAAGATATAGACGAATATTCAAACTCTATAAAAAGACTTAAAAATGAGAGCACTATAACAGGAATTAGCGAAGAAGAGTTtactaaaatgtattttcaatcTTTGAATGAATTGAATAGAGAGAGATTAAAGAAATCAAATAGGAAAACCAATACCATATTCGTAATAcctattttagttattttttttataacaatagcatacaattataaattcgTATACAGctgtttaatttgtaatatgcaagaatatatatatccgGGATTGAGATTGTTAAGAAAGATATCCATTCCATTTGTGGCATTATTTCCATCTTTAACAG aattttatcaaGAGACGTGTCTCATACAAAACCCATTCTTTACGGTAGTGGACATGGATTGCTGGCCATGCAGCTCCATTCATACTATTAGAGAAATCTCCAATCCTTTACCGATTCACACACAACAGAGTGCACCATTCGTTTACAAG ACCAAAcaacattcaataaatttcgatgatataaaaaaactgtatataaataatagagaTTTATTTGACAAAGAGAGTCCAAAGATCTTagtgaataataattactatgtTTCACCGAGAGATGTATTCAAGTCTGATTTACAGAACAAGGACTTATTTATTTG gaaatttaataactttaatgtaGCCAGGTTACTGAGGCAGATCATACCGAGACCAAAAGTTGTCCCAAAGTTTGGTCAAAGCACtgaaagatttattataatggatTTTAAGCAGGACAAGTATAAAATACCAGACACAGAATGCAACAATTCTTTCCTTCTAACATTAAAAGGCAGCAGGATTGTGGAATTGAAACCGGCGGAAGAATGTAAACATGAATGCAAATCATTCAAATTGGAACTTAAAGAGAGTTATTTAT tatgGTATAATTGGTGGTACTGGCGACCTGTGGTTCAACAGTCATCGAGCAATGAAACATTTATAGCCCATGTTGGATCGTActgttaa
- the LOC116766295 gene encoding uncharacterized protein LOC116766295 isoform X1 — protein sequence MEGDQQSKGFSWRWPLLISAIFLNICIPNLILSYGVLWVQLASNEVPLWVGLAAPSSFLFVYGLTQCWFREAADSWGGPVGYRVMTATGLFIIILSLIICAFIPLYFQPVVYGILGGFGASLISTQVDAVLYETYDSRLGLVRGMCFTGQAVGLSLFPHILFVLTNIYGYVYSYIVLGGIMLQTLPAILLLKVDETKKYAYFSNYKELSQTLTCYKNEGIENLFGTELQLHSLTKKCWKSPSDDNLHRVDEFDCDDGNILETITPPPSPEEKRRNVFGVEILPEIPEESETDEISISELSLSVNKKRLSNAIKRFSTLGDNIDECITSQVRKDSLGNIEVNENTEIEVTYDTIEPITDIQTEKLFNSFGFRSRTTYTNLKRKFWIPSYKLYKAKRRFMYLICTINDTFLKPLTRSLSCGAFYPALLLNFTKLSLTVQTVLMPVIASRMHPNIPILEANFLISLQGFTWICFAICTPWLVQTKRSNYKYITVCGLAISTCACFVFLRAENLDLFSIGYVVAGFGYGIITSSWEKTAHELVGTRKWAKIHSTLETLSAALIALFCVGLSFVIGRDNGLQMSLLIIGVTMSAISLIWAIIVMVCLYKTKVKSYGLKRKWLV from the exons ATGGAAGGTGACCAACAATCAAAGGGCTTTTCATGGCGCTGGCCGCTGCTCATATCcgctatatttttaaat ATATGCATTCCAAATCTAATTTTATCGTATGGCGTCCTATGGGTTCAGTTGGCGAGTAATGAAGTGCCGCTATGGGTAGGCCTGGCTGCGCCGTCTTCATTTCTATTTGTGTATGGTTTGACAC aatgtTGGTTCAGAGAAGCTGCGGATTCTTGGGGTGGACCAGTGGGGTATCGAGTGATGACTGCCACCGGACTATTCATAATTATCTTAAGTTTGATTATTTGTGCCTTCATTCCGCTATATTTTCAACCGGTCGTTTATGGAATACTTGGAG gtTTTGGAGCGTCTTTGATTTCCACTCAAGTTGATGCAGTTTTGTACGAGACTTACGACTCTCGTCTAGGACTCGTAAGGGGCATGTGCTTTACTGGGCAGGCCGTTGGACTGTCACTTTTTCctcatattttgtttgttctcACAAACATTTACGGCTATGTCTATTCTTATATTGTACTTGGAGGTATCATGCTGCAAACCTTACCCGCTATTTTGTTACTGAAGGtagatgaaacaaaaaaatacgcttatttttctaattataaagaattgtCACAGACTTtaacatgttataaaaatgaaggTATTGAAAATTTGTTCGGTACTGAACTGCAACTGCATAGCTTAACAAAGAAATGCTGGAAGAGTCCATCAGACGATAATTTACACCGGGTAGATGAGTTTGATTGTGATGACGGTAATATTTTGGAAACTATAACTCCGCCGCCCAGTCCAGAAGAGAAAAGAAGAAATGTATTTGGTGTTGAAATCCTTCCTGAAATTCCAGAAGAAAGTGAAACTGACGAAATAAGCATCTCAGAACTTAGTTTAAGTGTAAATAAGAAACGTTTAAGTAACGctataaaaagatttagtaCTTTGGGAGATAATATAGACGAATGTATAACAAGCCAAGTGAGGAAAGATTCCTTAGGAAATATTGAAGTAAATGAAAACACTGAAATAGAAGTAACTTACGACACTATAGAACCTATAACAGATATTCAAACGGAGAagctttttaattcatttggaTTTAGAAGTCGAACGACATATACTAatctgaaaagaaaattttggaTACCTTCGTACAAATTATACAAAGCTAAGCGAAGATTTATGTACCTGATATGTACTATAAATGATACATTTCTGAAGCCCCTTACTAGATCGTTATCTTGCGGAGCATTTTATCCAGCCCTGTTACTTAATTTCACCAAATTGAGTTTAACTGTTCAAACAGTACTTATGCCAGTGATTGCATCACGAATGCATCCGAATATACCAATACTTGAGGCAAATTTTCTCATTTCATTACAAGGCTTTACTTGGATATGTTTCGCGATATGCACACCGTGGTTGGTTCAAACAAAGAGGAGcaattacaaatacattacaGTTTGTGGTCTAGCCATATCAACGTGTGCTTGTTTTG TGTTCTTGCGAGCTGAAAACCTAGACCTTTTTTCCATTGGTTATGTGGTAGCGGGCTTCGGTTACGGAATTATAACATCAAGTTGGGAGAAAACAGCGCACGAGTTAGTCGGAACCCGGAAATGGGCAAAAATTCATAGTACCTTGGAAACTCTATCTGCGGCTCTGATAGCTCTATTTTGTGTAGGACTCTCTTTTGTAATTGGTAGAGACAACGGTCTTCAAATGTCCCTTTTAATTATAGGTGTAACTATGTCCGCTATTTCTTTGATTTGGGCGATCATAGTTATGGTATGTTTATACAAAACCAAAGTCAAGTCTTATGGATTGAAACGAAAATGGCTGGTATAA
- the LOC116766295 gene encoding uncharacterized protein LOC116766295 isoform X2 — translation MEYLELFNYFVGFGASLISTQVDAVLYETYDSRLGLVRGMCFTGQAVGLSLFPHILFVLTNIYGYVYSYIVLGGIMLQTLPAILLLKVDETKKYAYFSNYKELSQTLTCYKNEGIENLFGTELQLHSLTKKCWKSPSDDNLHRVDEFDCDDGNILETITPPPSPEEKRRNVFGVEILPEIPEESETDEISISELSLSVNKKRLSNAIKRFSTLGDNIDECITSQVRKDSLGNIEVNENTEIEVTYDTIEPITDIQTEKLFNSFGFRSRTTYTNLKRKFWIPSYKLYKAKRRFMYLICTINDTFLKPLTRSLSCGAFYPALLLNFTKLSLTVQTVLMPVIASRMHPNIPILEANFLISLQGFTWICFAICTPWLVQTKRSNYKYITVCGLAISTCACFVFLRAENLDLFSIGYVVAGFGYGIITSSWEKTAHELVGTRKWAKIHSTLETLSAALIALFCVGLSFVIGRDNGLQMSLLIIGVTMSAISLIWAIIVMVCLYKTKVKSYGLKRKWLV, via the exons ATGGAATACTTGGAG ctatttaattattttgtaggtTTTGGAGCGTCTTTGATTTCCACTCAAGTTGATGCAGTTTTGTACGAGACTTACGACTCTCGTCTAGGACTCGTAAGGGGCATGTGCTTTACTGGGCAGGCCGTTGGACTGTCACTTTTTCctcatattttgtttgttctcACAAACATTTACGGCTATGTCTATTCTTATATTGTACTTGGAGGTATCATGCTGCAAACCTTACCCGCTATTTTGTTACTGAAGGtagatgaaacaaaaaaatacgcttatttttctaattataaagaattgtCACAGACTTtaacatgttataaaaatgaaggTATTGAAAATTTGTTCGGTACTGAACTGCAACTGCATAGCTTAACAAAGAAATGCTGGAAGAGTCCATCAGACGATAATTTACACCGGGTAGATGAGTTTGATTGTGATGACGGTAATATTTTGGAAACTATAACTCCGCCGCCCAGTCCAGAAGAGAAAAGAAGAAATGTATTTGGTGTTGAAATCCTTCCTGAAATTCCAGAAGAAAGTGAAACTGACGAAATAAGCATCTCAGAACTTAGTTTAAGTGTAAATAAGAAACGTTTAAGTAACGctataaaaagatttagtaCTTTGGGAGATAATATAGACGAATGTATAACAAGCCAAGTGAGGAAAGATTCCTTAGGAAATATTGAAGTAAATGAAAACACTGAAATAGAAGTAACTTACGACACTATAGAACCTATAACAGATATTCAAACGGAGAagctttttaattcatttggaTTTAGAAGTCGAACGACATATACTAatctgaaaagaaaattttggaTACCTTCGTACAAATTATACAAAGCTAAGCGAAGATTTATGTACCTGATATGTACTATAAATGATACATTTCTGAAGCCCCTTACTAGATCGTTATCTTGCGGAGCATTTTATCCAGCCCTGTTACTTAATTTCACCAAATTGAGTTTAACTGTTCAAACAGTACTTATGCCAGTGATTGCATCACGAATGCATCCGAATATACCAATACTTGAGGCAAATTTTCTCATTTCATTACAAGGCTTTACTTGGATATGTTTCGCGATATGCACACCGTGGTTGGTTCAAACAAAGAGGAGcaattacaaatacattacaGTTTGTGGTCTAGCCATATCAACGTGTGCTTGTTTTG TGTTCTTGCGAGCTGAAAACCTAGACCTTTTTTCCATTGGTTATGTGGTAGCGGGCTTCGGTTACGGAATTATAACATCAAGTTGGGAGAAAACAGCGCACGAGTTAGTCGGAACCCGGAAATGGGCAAAAATTCATAGTACCTTGGAAACTCTATCTGCGGCTCTGATAGCTCTATTTTGTGTAGGACTCTCTTTTGTAATTGGTAGAGACAACGGTCTTCAAATGTCCCTTTTAATTATAGGTGTAACTATGTCCGCTATTTCTTTGATTTGGGCGATCATAGTTATGGTATGTTTATACAAAACCAAAGTCAAGTCTTATGGATTGAAACGAAAATGGCTGGTATAA